In a single window of the Streptomyces sp. NBC_00285 genome:
- a CDS encoding ABC transporter substrate-binding protein produces the protein MKTRTLPALIAALTSVAVLAACSGGTKAGDSGGGSKTLTLASVDQGSVEDVVKAFEKANPGVKVRYTTSGADQYQQQIRTQLSSGTAPDVMSVWPGNGNPGATVVLAKPGYLRDLSDQPWAAKMPDAIKTVAQYEGKTYNAIFGQNGIGAVYNEQAMQKAGLTPPDTWTDLLAFCKAAKAKGTPAFALGNQDNWVTQLVLYALVATTVYGPDRDFDQKMQAGQATFARSQWATALGKYLTMEKTGCFQKNPLGTNYEASQALAASGKTLGIIQGNWVIALLKGKNPQGTFTLKALPATDDPSQTLIPAAAGAGYGVNAKAKNKELALKFVNFVMAPEGMNLFVKKQGGLPSLPDTGYVADPSLAELSKFITSDRTVPFMDQLWPNAKVQQTMLSGLQEIFSGQSTPEKLLDEMDTDYKAGS, from the coding sequence ATGAAGACACGCACACTCCCGGCCCTGATCGCGGCGCTGACATCCGTGGCGGTGCTGGCCGCCTGCAGCGGCGGTACCAAGGCAGGAGACTCCGGCGGGGGATCGAAGACCCTGACGCTCGCCTCCGTCGACCAGGGCTCCGTCGAGGACGTCGTCAAGGCCTTCGAGAAGGCCAACCCCGGCGTCAAGGTCCGCTATACCACCAGCGGCGCCGACCAGTACCAGCAGCAGATCCGCACCCAGCTGTCCTCGGGCACCGCGCCCGACGTGATGTCGGTGTGGCCCGGCAACGGCAACCCGGGCGCCACGGTCGTCCTGGCCAAGCCCGGCTACCTGCGCGACCTTTCGGACCAGCCCTGGGCCGCCAAGATGCCGGACGCCATCAAGACCGTCGCGCAGTACGAGGGCAAGACGTACAACGCGATCTTCGGCCAGAACGGCATCGGCGCTGTGTACAACGAGCAGGCCATGCAGAAGGCGGGCCTCACCCCACCCGACACCTGGACCGATCTGCTGGCCTTCTGCAAGGCCGCGAAGGCCAAGGGAACCCCCGCCTTCGCACTCGGCAACCAGGACAACTGGGTGACCCAGCTGGTCCTGTACGCACTGGTCGCCACGACCGTCTACGGCCCGGACCGCGACTTCGACCAGAAGATGCAGGCGGGCCAGGCCACCTTCGCCCGGTCGCAGTGGGCCACCGCCCTGGGCAAGTACCTGACGATGGAGAAGACCGGCTGCTTCCAGAAGAACCCGCTGGGCACGAACTACGAGGCCAGCCAGGCCCTCGCCGCCTCCGGCAAGACGCTCGGCATCATCCAGGGCAACTGGGTGATCGCCCTTCTGAAGGGCAAGAACCCGCAGGGCACGTTCACGCTCAAGGCGCTGCCCGCCACCGACGACCCGTCCCAGACCCTCATCCCGGCGGCTGCGGGCGCAGGCTACGGCGTCAACGCCAAGGCGAAGAACAAGGAACTCGCCCTGAAGTTCGTGAACTTCGTGATGGCACCCGAGGGCATGAACCTGTTCGTCAAGAAGCAGGGCGGTCTGCCCTCCCTGCCGGACACGGGGTACGTGGCGGATCCGTCCCTGGCCGAACTGTCCAAGTTCATCACGTCGGACCGCACCGTGCCGTTCATGGACCAGCTGTGGCCCAACGCCAAGGTCCAGCAGACCATGCTCAGCGGCCTTCAGGAGATCTTCAGCGGGCAGTCCACGCCCGAAAAGCTCCTCGACGAGATGGACACCGACTACAAGGCCGGCTCCTGA
- a CDS encoding carbohydrate ABC transporter permease: protein MIRYRRRTLALELAMIVAALVVGFPVYVLVNLAVRPASDTSSPISPTTSPTLDNFTQAWQQGALGGALANSLLVTVCSVVIVLAVSSLAAYPLARVAARWSRGTYLTFLLGLVLPFQLAALPLYQTMRDMGLLGAPWALVLFYSGLQVPFTVFLYVGFLRALPRDFEDAALIDGCTPLQGFRHVVLPMLKPITVTALVLNTVAIWNDFFTPLLYLSGSAQQTMPVAIAGFVGQYVTDWNLIFAALVISILPVLLVYFLLQRSIINGFAGGLRG, encoded by the coding sequence ATGATCCGCTACCGCCGCCGCACCCTCGCGCTGGAACTGGCGATGATCGTCGCCGCCCTGGTCGTCGGCTTCCCGGTGTACGTCCTGGTCAACCTGGCCGTACGCCCGGCGTCGGACACCTCGTCGCCCATCAGCCCGACCACCTCACCCACCCTGGACAACTTCACCCAGGCCTGGCAACAGGGCGCGCTCGGCGGGGCGTTGGCCAACAGTCTCCTGGTGACGGTGTGCAGCGTCGTCATCGTGCTGGCCGTCTCGTCGCTCGCGGCCTACCCGCTGGCCCGCGTAGCGGCCCGCTGGTCCCGGGGAACGTATCTGACCTTCCTCCTGGGCCTGGTCCTGCCCTTCCAGCTGGCCGCGCTGCCGCTCTACCAGACCATGCGCGACATGGGACTCCTTGGCGCTCCCTGGGCGTTGGTCCTCTTCTACTCCGGCCTGCAGGTGCCGTTCACCGTCTTCCTCTACGTCGGTTTTCTGCGCGCCCTGCCCCGGGACTTCGAGGACGCCGCCCTGATCGACGGCTGCACCCCGCTCCAGGGGTTCCGCCACGTCGTCCTGCCGATGCTCAAACCGATCACGGTGACCGCCCTCGTGCTCAACACGGTCGCCATCTGGAACGACTTCTTCACCCCGTTGCTGTATCTCAGCGGCAGCGCGCAGCAGACCATGCCGGTCGCCATCGCCGGGTTCGTCGGTCAGTACGTCACCGACTGGAACCTCATCTTCGCCGCACTGGTGATCAGCATCCTGCCCGTCCTGCTCGTCTACTTCCTGCTCCAGCGCAGCATCATCAACGGCTTCGCGGGAGGGCTGCGCGGATGA
- a CDS encoding Xaa-Pro dipeptidyl-peptidase, protein MRSHRSDASPRRRGPRAPLTVAVIAATVAAVLLAGVHFLGGPSTAETGGSASPAVSGPDGSGTGEPGLSGESKAVYSYQKAVRESVWVGTGLDSDGDGKEDRVAVDIVRPGEPAAKGRKIPVVMEASPYYSCCGRGNESQKKTYDAKGRLIRMPLFYDNYFVPRGYAFVAVDLPGTGRSDGCTDAGGRIDVQSAKVVIDWLNGRAHAYTTRTGSQRAAASWTNGATGMIGKSWDGSVANGVAATGVRGLKTIVPISSISSWYDAYFSQGVQLVGSAPTPGTLIRTVETDATGARCAAVNKPLGDQAARSGDWSPIWSERDYVAAADKVRASVFVVHGLQDLAVRPKEFGRWWDALAKAGVHRKIWLSQTGHVDPFDYRRAQWVDTLHRWFDHELLGYDNGIDRAPMADVERTPDHWTTDTVWPPRAAASVTLSPGRGAKEGVGTLGTSPGTGTAAFTDDQGHSELDWAEQAATSTPDKAGFLTQPLGKALHLTGSPELTVTATPTTPTAGLSAVLVDIGPATIRQYGSGGLGITTLVGRTCWGASTTADSACYKQTEADTTHVTSTVFSRGWAALGTCADAHKVAALAPGKPCTLTLDLAATDHVVPAGHRLALIIAGTDRGFAQRAADRPTITLDLARTSLRAAAVGGSKTLTAALG, encoded by the coding sequence ATGCGTTCCCACCGATCTGATGCGTCACCTCGCCGACGCGGGCCGCGCGCGCCGCTGACCGTGGCGGTGATCGCAGCGACGGTGGCCGCCGTGCTGCTGGCCGGCGTCCATTTCCTGGGAGGTCCGTCGACGGCGGAGACGGGCGGGTCGGCCTCTCCGGCGGTGAGCGGGCCGGACGGGTCCGGGACGGGCGAGCCGGGTCTGTCCGGGGAGAGCAAAGCGGTGTACTCGTACCAGAAGGCCGTGCGGGAGAGCGTCTGGGTCGGCACCGGACTCGACTCGGACGGCGACGGGAAGGAGGACCGGGTCGCCGTCGACATCGTGCGTCCGGGCGAACCCGCGGCGAAGGGCCGCAAGATCCCGGTCGTCATGGAGGCCAGCCCCTACTACTCGTGCTGCGGCCGCGGAAACGAGAGCCAGAAGAAGACGTACGACGCCAAGGGCCGTTTGATCCGGATGCCGCTGTTCTACGACAACTACTTCGTGCCCCGAGGCTATGCCTTCGTCGCCGTCGACCTCCCCGGCACCGGCCGCTCCGACGGCTGTACCGACGCTGGTGGACGTATCGACGTGCAGTCCGCCAAGGTCGTCATCGACTGGCTGAACGGACGTGCCCACGCCTACACAACCCGTACCGGATCCCAGCGTGCCGCCGCGTCCTGGACCAATGGCGCCACCGGCATGATCGGCAAGAGCTGGGACGGCTCCGTCGCCAACGGCGTCGCCGCCACCGGTGTACGCGGGCTGAAGACGATCGTCCCGATCAGCTCCATCTCCTCCTGGTACGACGCCTACTTCTCCCAGGGGGTCCAACTGGTCGGCAGCGCCCCGACCCCTGGCACGCTGATCCGCACGGTCGAGACCGACGCCACCGGCGCCCGCTGCGCCGCCGTGAACAAGCCGCTGGGCGACCAGGCGGCCCGGTCCGGTGACTGGTCGCCGATCTGGAGCGAACGGGACTACGTGGCCGCCGCGGACAAGGTCAGGGCGAGTGTCTTCGTCGTGCACGGTCTGCAGGACCTCGCCGTTCGTCCCAAGGAGTTCGGCCGGTGGTGGGACGCCCTCGCCAAGGCCGGGGTGCACCGGAAGATCTGGCTCAGCCAGACCGGGCACGTCGACCCCTTCGACTACCGTCGCGCGCAGTGGGTGGACACGCTGCACCGCTGGTTCGACCACGAACTCCTCGGCTACGACAACGGAATCGACCGCGCGCCGATGGCTGACGTGGAGCGCACACCCGACCACTGGACCACGGACACCGTCTGGCCACCCAGGGCAGCCGCGTCCGTGACGCTGAGCCCCGGCAGGGGCGCGAAAGAAGGCGTGGGCACCCTCGGCACGTCACCCGGCACGGGGACCGCGGCCTTCACCGACGACCAGGGCCACAGCGAACTCGACTGGGCCGAGCAGGCCGCCACCTCGACCCCGGACAAGGCCGGCTTCCTCACCCAGCCGCTCGGCAAGGCCCTGCACCTGACGGGTTCACCCGAGCTGACCGTCACCGCCACCCCGACGACACCCACCGCCGGCCTGTCGGCCGTCCTCGTCGACATCGGACCGGCGACCATCCGGCAGTACGGCTCCGGTGGCCTGGGCATCACCACGCTCGTCGGCCGGACCTGCTGGGGCGCGAGCACCACCGCGGACAGCGCCTGCTACAAGCAGACGGAGGCCGACACCACGCACGTCACCTCCACCGTCTTCAGCCGGGGCTGGGCCGCCCTGGGAACCTGTGCCGACGCCCACAAGGTCGCGGCGTTGGCGCCCGGCAAGCCCTGCACTCTGACTCTCGACCTCGCGGCCACCGACCACGTCGTCCCGGCAGGACACCGACTCGCCCTGATCATCGCGGGGACCGACCGCGGCTTCGCCCAGCGGGCCGCCGACCGGCCGACGATCACCCTCGACCTGGCCCGCACCTCCCTGCGGGCAGCGGCTGTCGGCGGATCCAAGACCCTCACGGCGGCGCTGGGTTGA
- a CDS encoding response regulator transcription factor, with product MIRTMIVDDDALVRLGLADLLDGDPGIEVVAQAPDGLKAIEQATAHRIDVALVDVRMPRMDGITATARLRALPHPPKVITLTTFDLDEYVYDALAAGADGFLLKDTDPAEILRAVHLVAAGSAMLHPAAARRLIDRYHATNQPQVTAAQARLERLTPRERDVLALLAQGDTNADIAARLAMRESTVKAHVSRILTALEVTNRVQAALVARDAGLAT from the coding sequence ATGATCCGCACCATGATCGTCGACGACGACGCCCTGGTCCGCCTCGGCCTCGCCGACCTCCTGGACGGCGACCCCGGCATCGAGGTCGTCGCCCAGGCCCCCGACGGCCTGAAAGCCATCGAACAGGCCACCGCCCACCGCATCGACGTCGCCCTCGTCGACGTACGCATGCCCCGCATGGACGGCATCACCGCCACCGCCCGCCTGCGAGCCCTGCCCCACCCGCCGAAGGTGATCACCCTGACCACCTTCGACCTCGACGAATACGTCTACGACGCCCTCGCCGCAGGAGCCGACGGATTCCTGCTCAAGGACACCGACCCCGCCGAAATACTGCGCGCCGTCCACCTGGTGGCCGCCGGCTCGGCCATGCTCCACCCCGCCGCGGCCCGCCGCCTCATCGACCGCTACCACGCCACCAACCAACCCCAGGTCACCGCGGCCCAGGCCCGGCTGGAGCGGCTCACCCCCCGCGAACGCGACGTACTCGCCCTGCTCGCCCAGGGCGACACCAACGCCGACATCGCCGCCCGTCTCGCCATGCGCGAGAGCACCGTCAAGGCCCACGTGAGCCGCATCCTGACCGCGCTGGAGGTCACCAACCGCGTCCAAGCCGCCCTCGTGGCCCGCGACGCAGGCCTGGCCACCTGA
- a CDS encoding LacI family DNA-binding transcriptional regulator, with the protein MEPQARPRRVTIVDVARHAQVSTTAVSKVLRNAYGASPEMRAKVRRAIDELGYRPNAGARGLRGQTYTIGVMLPDIRNPFFPEILDGITASLADTEYQVLLGPGCNGEKEEARVTEAMVDRGMDGIILVAPISPRAHMERIGTAVPTVVIGRHGSSPAYDTVADDDIEGAALVVGHLAGLGHRRIAHIEHHETDPTRLTEMPNARRADGYRQAMRQNGLEEWIDVVSTSYTQDGGYRGTKELLTRPVRPTAIFAGADIVAMGVLEAVAEAGLSVPGDLSVAGYDNTTFAAFGPISLTSVDQGGREMGRNAVRLLLERIADRGRRSAQITLTPTLVPRRSTARLAE; encoded by the coding sequence ATGGAGCCGCAGGCCCGGCCTCGACGCGTCACCATCGTCGACGTCGCCCGTCACGCGCAGGTGTCCACGACAGCCGTCTCCAAGGTGCTGCGCAACGCGTACGGAGCCAGCCCCGAGATGCGCGCCAAGGTGCGCCGCGCGATCGACGAACTGGGCTACCGGCCGAACGCCGGCGCCAGGGGCCTGCGCGGACAGACGTACACCATCGGCGTCATGCTGCCCGACATCCGCAACCCCTTCTTCCCCGAGATCCTCGACGGCATCACCGCCTCGCTCGCGGACACCGAGTACCAGGTGCTCCTCGGCCCGGGCTGCAACGGGGAGAAGGAGGAGGCCCGCGTCACCGAGGCGATGGTCGACCGCGGCATGGACGGCATCATCCTGGTCGCACCGATCTCGCCACGCGCCCATATGGAGCGCATCGGCACCGCGGTGCCGACCGTCGTCATCGGCCGCCACGGCTCATCCCCCGCGTACGACACGGTGGCCGACGACGACATCGAGGGCGCCGCCCTGGTCGTCGGCCACCTGGCCGGCCTCGGACATCGCCGGATCGCCCACATCGAGCATCACGAGACCGACCCGACGCGCCTCACGGAAATGCCCAACGCCCGCCGCGCCGACGGCTATCGCCAGGCCATGCGGCAGAACGGGCTGGAGGAGTGGATCGACGTCGTCTCCACCAGCTACACCCAGGACGGCGGTTACCGGGGCACGAAGGAACTGCTGACCCGGCCCGTCCGGCCCACGGCCATCTTCGCCGGAGCGGACATCGTCGCCATGGGCGTGCTCGAAGCGGTCGCCGAAGCCGGTCTGTCCGTGCCCGGCGACCTCTCGGTGGCCGGCTACGACAACACCACGTTCGCCGCGTTCGGCCCGATCTCCCTCACCAGCGTCGACCAGGGCGGTCGCGAGATGGGCCGGAACGCCGTACGCCTCCTCCTGGAACGGATCGCCGACCGTGGCCGCCGATCAGCCCAGATCACCCTCACTCCCACGCTCGTTCCGCGCCGGTCCACTGCGCGGCTGGCGGAGTAG
- a CDS encoding ABC transporter substrate-binding protein: protein MPTFSRRHVLATSAALGVGALGATATPATAAPAGYRGAGGREETRTLDELYQAALAEGGKLVVYAGGDTPTQQDGTKAAFKARFPDIDLTLIVDYSKYQDVRVDNQFATGTLVPDVVQLQTLQDFTRWKGQGRLLNYKPAGFSKVYDGFKDPQGAWVATTALAFSFMYNTAAVGSQTPLTPRDLVDPKWKGKIASSYPHDDDAVLYLFTLYVQKYGWDWVAKFAAQDVRFARGSNTPGDAVFGGQQVIGVGTAGSAVSTSPVTFAIDAGHPFMAWGQRVAVLKQAKNSTAAKLFLNWQLSKEMQNASFNGWSVRTDITPPAGLKPMWEYPNAHVDGFPRFMEDRAAIERWKQTFALYFGEVKGDPTPGWLGLHPGV from the coding sequence GTGCCCACCTTCAGCAGACGACATGTCCTGGCCACCAGTGCCGCCCTCGGCGTCGGAGCCCTCGGCGCCACCGCGACTCCGGCCACGGCCGCCCCGGCGGGTTACCGCGGTGCGGGCGGGCGCGAGGAGACGCGGACGCTCGACGAGCTCTACCAGGCCGCGCTCGCGGAGGGCGGGAAGCTCGTCGTGTACGCTGGCGGCGACACCCCCACCCAGCAGGACGGCACCAAGGCGGCCTTCAAGGCCCGCTTCCCGGACATCGACCTGACGCTGATCGTCGACTACAGCAAGTACCAGGACGTCCGCGTCGACAACCAGTTCGCCACCGGCACCCTCGTCCCGGACGTCGTCCAGCTCCAGACCCTCCAGGACTTCACCCGCTGGAAGGGACAGGGCCGCCTGCTGAACTACAAGCCCGCCGGATTCTCGAAGGTCTACGACGGGTTCAAGGACCCGCAGGGCGCCTGGGTGGCCACCACCGCGCTCGCCTTCAGCTTCATGTACAACACGGCCGCGGTCGGTTCGCAGACACCGCTCACCCCGCGTGACCTGGTCGACCCGAAGTGGAAGGGCAAGATCGCCTCCTCCTACCCGCACGACGACGACGCGGTGCTGTACCTCTTCACGCTGTACGTGCAGAAGTACGGCTGGGACTGGGTGGCGAAGTTCGCCGCCCAGGACGTGCGGTTCGCGCGCGGCAGCAACACCCCGGGCGATGCCGTCTTCGGCGGGCAGCAGGTCATCGGTGTCGGCACCGCGGGGTCCGCGGTCAGCACCTCTCCCGTGACGTTCGCCATCGACGCCGGACATCCGTTCATGGCCTGGGGCCAGCGCGTGGCCGTCCTCAAGCAGGCGAAGAACTCCACGGCCGCCAAGCTGTTCCTCAACTGGCAGCTGTCGAAGGAGATGCAGAACGCTTCCTTCAACGGCTGGTCCGTCCGCACCGACATCACACCCCCGGCGGGACTGAAGCCGATGTGGGAGTACCCGAACGCCCACGTGGACGGCTTCCCCCGCTTCATGGAGGACCGCGCCGCGATCGAGCGCTGGAAGCAGACCTTCGCCCTGTACTTCGGCGAGGTCAAGGGCGACCCGACGCCCGGCTGGTTGGGACTGCACCCAGGGGTATAG
- a CDS encoding carbohydrate ABC transporter permease produces MTLAPHEQLPDHDRPPDAEPVPKVRRARTTPPWWFALPALLLFAFVVLVPSVRGVYYAFTDWDGLDPDFSFIGLDNFSDILDDPDAMQAIWHTLLIAVSITVVQNAVGLLLALGVNSAIKSRNALRVFLFAPAVITPIVTAYLWRNLLGPDGAVNSLFGAVGLDGWQQDWLGSPQVALWSVIGVIVWQYAGYSMVIFLAGLQSVPKEIHEAAAIDGAGPVRRFWSVTRPLLAPALTINLMLSIIGGIKLFDQVYALTGGGPGHATDTLSTLIYKDAFTLGEFGYSIALAVVLTIIVAVVSTGQYLVLSRNERTMS; encoded by the coding sequence ATGACCCTCGCCCCGCACGAGCAGCTGCCGGACCATGACCGGCCTCCGGATGCGGAGCCGGTGCCGAAGGTCCGGCGGGCGCGCACCACCCCGCCCTGGTGGTTCGCGCTGCCCGCGCTGCTGCTGTTCGCCTTCGTGGTCCTGGTGCCGAGTGTCCGCGGTGTCTACTACGCCTTCACCGACTGGGACGGTCTCGACCCCGACTTCTCGTTCATCGGCCTGGACAACTTCTCCGACATACTCGACGACCCCGACGCAATGCAGGCCATCTGGCACACCCTGCTGATCGCCGTGTCGATCACGGTCGTCCAGAACGCCGTGGGTCTGCTGCTGGCCCTCGGCGTCAACTCGGCGATCAAGTCCCGCAACGCGCTCCGGGTGTTCCTGTTCGCCCCGGCCGTGATCACCCCGATCGTCACCGCCTACCTCTGGCGCAACCTGCTCGGCCCGGACGGCGCGGTCAACAGCCTGTTCGGCGCCGTGGGGCTGGACGGCTGGCAGCAGGACTGGCTGGGCAGTCCGCAGGTCGCCTTGTGGTCGGTGATCGGAGTGATCGTCTGGCAGTACGCCGGCTACTCGATGGTCATCTTCCTGGCCGGACTTCAGTCCGTGCCCAAGGAGATCCATGAGGCGGCCGCCATCGACGGGGCGGGCCCCGTGCGCCGCTTCTGGTCGGTCACGCGCCCGCTGCTGGCCCCGGCCCTCACCATCAACCTGATGCTGTCGATCATCGGCGGGATCAAACTCTTCGACCAGGTCTACGCGTTGACGGGCGGCGGCCCCGGCCACGCCACCGACACCCTCTCCACGCTGATCTACAAGGACGCCTTCACACTCGGCGAGTTCGGCTACAGCATCGCGCTCGCCGTCGTCCTCACGATCATCGTGGCGGTCGTCTCGACCGGTCAGTACCTCGTGCTGTCCCGCAACGAGAGGACCATGTCATGA
- a CDS encoding alpha-L-rhamnosidase yields the protein MLVATAGAVPVVAGAVGGSATAQAAPSRRPDAAVSGLTVEHRTDPLGVDAERPRFGWRMRSASRGRSQGAYQILVASSRDRLTASRADVWDSGRVRSADSVAVRYEGRALNTSTRYHWTVTVWDAEGRPVGTAPPAFFETGLMSTDGVGGWEGAQWIGMKGKVPNSAGAPMLRRQVVLKKGIREARLYVSALGVYEAYVNGRHVTVPQDDGTAIELLPPGSTNYDARVNYMTYDVTDLVTRERADVTLGFVLGNGWYNGRISDGSTYYSADGNALAVKAKLLIRYADGMSQTVVTGPDGGWKATDTGPYRADDIYDGQTYDARMELPGWTAHGFDDSAWSDVERVAFEDKFPDAQLLAYPGETARFMDRWDRRPRSITVTTGVTGQDGSPNGRGRIVVDPARTVTDPVKAASASATIGSGETAVFDLGQNMVGVARYSLRGPAGAKVEFRFGEMLNDDSTGADGPEGSLYRANLRSAKATSTYILKGDRHGETHQDSLTFYGFRYVSVTATDTVTITGLTGKVATSAIREIGTVTTNDADINQLASNIRWGQRGNYLWVPTDCPQRDERLGWTGDTQVFSTTGLYNVDAGVFLSHFQDTVVDSQAIYGTDKAQFTGVAPTGRFNFPGGGSGWADAGVIVPWTVWQMTGDATIVKDNWPAMTRYLDWIQKQTGDTYAGQGSLTGDWLGPQKTSAQLMSDVYYGYSTRLMAQMARAIGRTAEGAAYDGLFGRIKQAFITKYLSTEGGTVTVRSSLGDASPIEPGSDPNQKTEDNSQTALLWVLKLGFYETEAQRRTLVGHLADNIGNDAAYKAAHPNSSRIKYAENTLSVGFLGVNVLAPILTDEGRADLAYKLLHQDALPSWLFSVKNGATTVWERWNSYSKEDGFGPVSMNSFNHYAYGAIMEWMYAHMAGIARDPDSPGFKHFVLHPHIDPTGRITQVSGSHESPYGEIRSEWKMEDGGGSLVYDALVPANSEATLRLSAVSADAVREGRTPLARVDGVRLLGHKDGVASYRLPSGRYHLTARLR from the coding sequence ATGCTCGTGGCGACGGCCGGCGCGGTGCCGGTAGTGGCCGGCGCCGTGGGCGGCTCGGCCACCGCGCAGGCGGCACCGTCCCGCCGTCCGGACGCCGCGGTGTCCGGACTGACCGTGGAACACCGCACCGACCCCCTGGGCGTGGACGCCGAGCGGCCGCGCTTCGGCTGGCGCATGCGGTCCGCGTCGCGCGGGCGGAGCCAGGGGGCCTACCAGATCCTGGTGGCGAGCTCACGGGACAGGCTGACTGCCAGTCGCGCGGACGTCTGGGACAGCGGCCGCGTACGCTCCGCCGATTCTGTGGCTGTCCGCTACGAGGGCAGGGCGCTGAACACCTCGACCCGCTACCACTGGACCGTCACCGTCTGGGACGCCGAAGGCCGTCCGGTCGGTACGGCGCCCCCCGCCTTCTTCGAGACCGGCCTCATGAGCACCGACGGCGTCGGCGGATGGGAGGGCGCGCAGTGGATCGGGATGAAGGGGAAGGTCCCCAACTCGGCTGGGGCGCCGATGCTTCGGAGGCAAGTGGTTCTGAAGAAGGGGATCCGCGAGGCGCGGCTGTACGTCTCGGCCCTCGGCGTGTACGAGGCCTATGTCAACGGACGCCACGTGACCGTCCCGCAGGACGACGGCACCGCGATCGAACTGCTCCCCCCGGGCTCGACGAACTACGACGCGCGCGTCAACTACATGACGTATGACGTCACGGACCTCGTGACGCGAGAGCGCGCGGACGTCACCCTCGGGTTCGTCCTGGGTAACGGCTGGTACAACGGCCGTATATCCGACGGCAGTACGTACTACTCGGCGGACGGCAACGCCTTGGCCGTCAAGGCCAAGCTGCTGATCCGGTACGCCGACGGGATGTCGCAGACGGTCGTCACCGGGCCGGACGGCGGCTGGAAGGCCACCGACACCGGCCCCTACCGCGCCGACGACATCTACGACGGCCAGACCTACGACGCCCGGATGGAGCTGCCGGGCTGGACAGCGCACGGGTTCGACGACTCCGCCTGGTCGGACGTGGAGCGAGTCGCCTTCGAGGACAAGTTCCCGGACGCGCAACTCCTCGCCTACCCGGGCGAGACCGCGCGCTTCATGGACCGTTGGGACCGGCGACCGCGGTCGATCACCGTCACCACGGGGGTGACCGGGCAGGACGGCAGCCCCAACGGCAGGGGCCGCATCGTCGTGGACCCCGCCCGGACGGTGACCGACCCCGTGAAGGCGGCCTCCGCCTCGGCCACGATCGGCAGTGGCGAGACGGCCGTCTTCGACCTCGGTCAGAACATGGTCGGCGTGGCCCGCTACAGCCTGCGCGGCCCCGCCGGAGCCAAGGTCGAGTTCAGATTCGGCGAGATGCTCAATGACGACAGCACCGGCGCGGACGGCCCCGAGGGCTCCCTCTACCGGGCCAATCTCCGAAGCGCCAAGGCCACCAGCACCTACATCCTCAAGGGTGACCGGCACGGCGAGACCCACCAGGACTCCCTGACCTTCTACGGCTTCCGCTACGTGTCCGTCACGGCGACGGACACCGTCACGATCACCGGCCTGACCGGCAAGGTCGCCACCTCCGCGATCCGAGAGATCGGCACCGTCACCACCAATGACGCCGACATCAACCAGCTTGCGAGCAACATCCGTTGGGGACAGCGCGGCAACTACCTCTGGGTGCCCACCGACTGCCCGCAACGCGACGAACGCCTCGGTTGGACCGGCGACACCCAGGTCTTCTCCACGACCGGTCTGTACAACGTGGACGCCGGGGTCTTCCTCAGCCACTTCCAGGACACGGTCGTCGACTCCCAGGCCATCTACGGTACGGACAAAGCCCAGTTCACCGGGGTCGCCCCCACCGGACGTTTCAACTTCCCAGGCGGCGGCAGCGGTTGGGCGGACGCCGGTGTCATCGTGCCGTGGACCGTGTGGCAGATGACCGGTGACGCGACCATCGTCAAGGACAACTGGCCGGCGATGACCCGCTACCTGGACTGGATCCAGAAGCAGACCGGCGACACCTACGCCGGACAGGGCTCTCTCACCGGCGACTGGTTGGGGCCCCAGAAGACCAGCGCCCAGCTGATGAGCGACGTCTACTACGGCTACAGCACCCGGCTGATGGCACAGATGGCCCGCGCGATCGGCAGGACGGCCGAAGGGGCGGCCTACGACGGGCTGTTCGGACGCATCAAGCAGGCGTTCATCACCAAGTACCTGAGCACCGAGGGCGGCACGGTCACGGTCAGGTCCAGCCTCGGCGACGCCTCCCCGATCGAACCGGGCTCCGACCCCAACCAGAAGACGGAGGACAACAGCCAGACGGCGCTGCTCTGGGTCCTCAAACTCGGTTTCTACGAGACGGAGGCCCAACGCCGCACGCTCGTCGGGCATCTCGCCGACAACATCGGCAACGACGCGGCCTACAAGGCCGCGCACCCGAACAGCAGCCGGATCAAGTACGCCGAGAACACGCTGTCCGTCGGCTTCCTCGGCGTCAACGTCCTCGCCCCCATCCTCACCGACGAGGGGCGCGCGGACCTGGCGTACAAGCTGCTCCACCAGGACGCCCTGCCGTCCTGGCTGTTCTCCGTGAAGAACGGCGCCACCACCGTCTGGGAACGATGGAACTCCTACTCCAAGGAGGACGGGTTCGGGCCGGTCAGCATGAACTCCTTCAACCACTACGCCTACGGCGCGATCATGGAGTGGATGTACGCCCACATGGCCGGCATCGCCCGCGACCCGGACAGCCCCGGCTTCAAGCACTTCGTCCTGCACCCCCACATCGATCCCACCGGCAGGATCACGCAGGTGTCGGGCTCGCACGAGTCGCCGTACGGCGAGATCAGGAGCGAGTGGAAGATGGAGGACGGAGGCGGGAGCCTTGTGTACGACGCGCTCGTGCCCGCCAACAGCGAGGCGACGCTGCGACTTTCTGCCGTCTCCGCCGATGCCGTCCGCGAAGGACGGACTCCGCTGGCCCGAGTGGACGGGGTGCGTCTCCTCGGCCACAAGGACGGTGTGGCCTCGTACAGGTTGCCCTCGGGCCGATACCACCTGACCGCCCGGCTCCGCTGA